aatttaattaaaatacgaGAAACACATTAAATCCAAGCCCTACTTCATCACTGATTTCTGGACCACAAGCagtccttaatttttaatctgCAACGCAAAGTGATTTCTTTAATCCTTACATATACACACCATATAGGAACTCCTAGACCCGATAATTGATTGTTTCTTTGTTTCAGGATTAATGGAGAAACAATCTTCGTGCTGTCGCTATCGATCCTTTCTTCATTGCCAAGTCTCTGGCATTGATCGATCAAGAAAGGATCCATGTCATGCCAAACCATGAGAAGAAGAAGCCAATGCACCTGCAAAACCCAGAAGCCAGAAACCGAAATAGTGAGAGTGAAAGATTCAACTGCTTTGACTCTTTCTTATCAGTAACCAGTGAGCAGGATCAAGAAAGCAAGCCAAATCAGCTCGATGCTAGTTAGAAGAAATAATCAGAGGAGCTCAAATCAAAACGATCTGGTGCCATATCTGAAACTGGCGGCATCCTGCTAAAAAGTGGACTGTGAACGTATTCGCCAGAATCAAACCAGAAATAAGAACCACTACCACCCCCGACTGAGTCAAATCCTGTAGTCATTGCTGTCTGGTCCTCAAAACCCATCAGACTTGAAGATGATGAATCGGTCAAACCACACTGACCCGTACTATAACCCGAGTCGTGAGATATATCAGAAGGAAACTCATGAGGAAGCACATTGTAATCATTAACATGTTGTAGCTGTTGATTATCAGTTCTGGTGCTGGAGCAGCACCAAGAATCTCCACCAGAAGTCATTGAAGAAAACCCGTCTGACAAATGGCATTGAGAGGTAAAATCCTGGTTGAAAATGGGAGTCGAGTCCGGCTGAAGATCATGTGAGGGAGGCCGGCCATTGAAGAATAATGAGGACAGGTTGTTATTATGGTCACTATTTTGTTGGagttgctgctgttgctgctgctgtagAGATTGCTGGTCATCAGGGGAGATAATGGAGGTAACGGATGAACCAGCAGGCATGTCAGAGTAAACAAAGTTTGTGCGAGCACGAGCACCGCGCATGGAGCGAGCGGCTCTGTCGTAGGCCAAGGCAGCTTCCTCGGCAGTGTCAAAGGTGCCTAGCCAGTgcctttcttttgttgaagggtCTCTTATCTCTGCTGCATATCTTCCCCATGGCCTTCTCCTAACACCAAGAAACCTTAATCCAGTACCCGGTTCCTGCTGTACTTGTTGTGGTTGCTTCCTTTTGCTTTTCGATGAAGATGGATCCATGCTGCCAaggatttaaaaagaaaatttgaaggtGATTGAGGAAATTAAGGAGCTAGAGAGATTACGTGAGAGGGTAGATATATGAATTCCTTCTCTCTTGATGACTTATGTTGGTCGATGTCGTCTTCCTTCCTCTTTTTGCAGCCAgcagtttatatatataggacAGCATGCCCATTCTCCTTCACTGAATTTACCCGCACCATCTTCAGGTTTTTCTCATATGTCCTCCTCTACCGAATGGGCCCgcttataatttcataaaaatcttACTGGCTCCTCAATAAACATTAATTACCCAccaggtttgtttttttaaaaaaaaattattaccaaCTAAGTTAGTGAAAATCAATCAAACCATCAAATCGAAACCTGGAGAGGATAAAAATGAAGGGAAATTCTTGAGTTTCTGTCATATAGCCACGTCCAAAAACCAGACACTGAATTCAAACGACAGGATGGATAATAGAAGAATACAGCAATaagaaaatgggaaaaaaataaaataaaaatggtcagcACGTTCTCTCAGATCCCATGTTAACTATTATTCTTCAATCAAAGTATTTTAATGGCGTTAATTTATGGAAATCGCATATAGTCCAAGAGTTCTTACATGTGATGTATCAAAAAATGCATGAATCGGGGTGGGGGGAGCCAATCATGGACACTGCGCACAATCTAAGAAGATGCAGAATCACTCATCATTAAGAGCTCCATCTTCACATTCCAATGATCATTGCAGATGGAGGGAGCAGCGAATGTGCCTCTCCTCAAATCATTATGAAATGATCACACCAAAATGTACATgtcaaatcaaataaacaaaaagtcaTCTGTGATGACCTAATTTATTATTACAGATATAGTAAGTACGAATCTTTCTGGGATGTGATTTGACTAGGGATGGAGGATTGTTCTGGCCTTGTCCCGTAGCAGGTTATTAATGGGTACCGGCTAGTAAAATTCTAAGTTCacttatgatataaaaaacaaagctagTATCATGGATGTGTTTTTCAGtgttatagtgtttt
This region of Populus alba chromosome 3, ASM523922v2, whole genome shotgun sequence genomic DNA includes:
- the LOC118062849 gene encoding ethylene-responsive transcription factor LEP — translated: MDPSSSKSKRKQPQQVQQEPGTGLRFLGVRRRPWGRYAAEIRDPSTKERHWLGTFDTAEEAALAYDRAARSMRGARARTNFVYSDMPAGSSVTSIISPDDQQSLQQQQQQQLQQNSDHNNNLSSLFFNGRPPSHDLQPDSTPIFNQDFTSQCHLSDGFSSMTSGGDSWCCSSTRTDNQQLQHVNDYNVLPHEFPSDISHDSGYSTGQCGLTDSSSSSLMGFEDQTAMTTGFDSVGGGSGSYFWFDSGEYVHSPLFSRMPPVSDMAPDRFDLSSSDYFF